A window from Brucella sp. BE17 encodes these proteins:
- a CDS encoding septal ring lytic transglycosylase RlpA family protein — translation MNFKTRMATLALATSGLLAVTAIEASAGQCGGASWYALTSKTASGERMNPAGLTAAHRTLPLGSKIRVTNQRNGKSLVVRINDRGPFIKGRVLDLSKGAASRLGFISAGHTKICYTRM, via the coding sequence ATGAACTTCAAGACCCGTATGGCTACGCTCGCTCTTGCGACCAGCGGCCTTCTCGCCGTAACTGCAATCGAAGCCTCGGCAGGCCAATGCGGCGGTGCCTCCTGGTACGCTCTCACCTCGAAAACGGCTTCCGGTGAACGCATGAACCCCGCTGGTCTGACCGCAGCGCACCGTACATTGCCGCTTGGCAGCAAAATACGGGTCACCAATCAGAGAAACGGTAAATCACTCGTTGTGCGGATCAATGATCGTGGCCCCTTCATCAAGGGACGCGTGCTCGACCTCTCCAAAGGGGCTGCGAGCCGCCTCGGCTTCATCAGTGCCGGGCATACCAAAATCTGCTATACACGCATGTAG
- a CDS encoding substrate-binding domain-containing protein, which translates to MNKMISSTAALAIAAVLSVSAAQARDQIQVSGSSTVLPYAKIVAETFGETYPDFKTPVIESGGSGAGIKEFCKGVGENTIDIANASRAMKSSELKSCIDAGVKDVQEVRFGYDGIVFATDAKGPDFKFAPVDIYKALAAKLVVDGKLVNNPNTKWSQVNDKLPDWDIAAYIPGEKHGTREVFEEKLLADGCKESGALDEIKKSGLDDKASAAACIAVRKDGKAVDIDGDYSETLARIDSNKQGVGVFGLYFFENNADKLKVATVNDVTPSAETVAAGEYPVSRPLFFYVKKAHLGVIPGLKEYVEFFLNEQMVGPDGPLAEYGLVPSPDAEREEQRKAFNDGNTLAAK; encoded by the coding sequence ATGAACAAGATGATTTCCTCGACTGCAGCGCTTGCAATTGCCGCTGTATTGTCGGTATCCGCAGCGCAGGCGCGTGATCAGATTCAGGTGTCCGGTTCCTCGACCGTTCTGCCCTATGCAAAGATCGTTGCTGAAACCTTTGGTGAAACCTACCCTGATTTCAAGACGCCGGTTATTGAATCGGGCGGTTCGGGCGCAGGCATCAAGGAATTCTGCAAGGGTGTCGGCGAAAACACCATCGACATTGCCAATGCATCGCGCGCCATGAAGTCTTCGGAACTCAAATCCTGCATCGACGCTGGCGTCAAGGATGTTCAGGAAGTGCGCTTCGGCTATGACGGCATCGTCTTTGCAACCGATGCAAAAGGTCCAGACTTCAAGTTTGCTCCGGTTGACATTTACAAGGCGCTTGCCGCCAAGCTCGTCGTCGATGGCAAGCTGGTCAACAACCCGAACACCAAGTGGAGCCAGGTAAACGACAAGCTTCCTGACTGGGACATCGCTGCCTATATCCCTGGTGAAAAGCATGGAACGCGTGAAGTTTTTGAAGAAAAGCTTCTTGCTGACGGCTGCAAGGAATCTGGTGCTCTTGATGAAATCAAGAAGTCCGGCCTTGACGACAAGGCTTCGGCTGCTGCCTGTATCGCTGTGCGTAAGGATGGCAAGGCTGTCGACATCGATGGCGATTACAGCGAAACGCTGGCCCGCATCGACTCCAACAAACAGGGCGTTGGCGTTTTCGGTCTCTACTTCTTTGAAAACAATGCCGACAAGCTGAAGGTCGCAACCGTCAATGACGTGACCCCGTCGGCTGAAACGGTCGCTGCGGGCGAGTATCCGGTTTCGCGTCCGCTGTTCTTCTATGTCAAGAAGGCACATCTGGGCGTCATTCCCGGCCTGAAGGAATATGTGGAATTCTTCCTGAACGAACAGATGGTTGGCCCTGATGGTCCGCTTGCTGAATACGGACTGGTTCCGTCTCCCGATGCAGAGCGTGAAGAACAGCGCAAAGCCTTTAACGATGGCAACACGCTGGCTGCCAAGTAA
- a CDS encoding ATP-binding protein, translated as MNKISPFDDSQSGLTASNLRLWGLFALVCLMVFVVGFWAVGDIARNRAVLSLGERTTIDANLNTALLLAVLEKQRALPLVLSKDKALEAALEDESATAALNEKLEVLAEGTQAAVIYLVGLDGVAIAASNWREPLSFVGNDYEFRPYFQEAMKSGSAEYFALGTVSHRPGLYISRRVDGPNGPLGVIVVKLEFDRLENDWKNAGRPTFVTDERNIVLITSLPSWRFMTIGTIGRQQSAAIRESLQFGDTSLSPLPLSVKSGNGSNLLLLNALLPGNTQRTDFLAIHSTVPSTPWQMYSLAPLRPVVTAAVREARLYTFIVLAALTTIVGLLLRRRQKLAARIARARHTQMQLEERVKERTRDLSLAHDRLQVEISDHRRTETMLQGVQQDLVHANRLAIMGQVAAGVAHEINQPVATIRAYADNAKTFLARKRFNDAVENLDEIAALTDRIGTITGDLKALARKGRTPAGPTVLERVISGALVLLRSRFAGRMDQLDIKLPPPELHVIGHSIRLEQVLINLFQNALEAVEPHGDKGRIDVRVEEKSESVLITISDNGPGMPQSIHDNLFSPFNTSKEKGLGLGLVIVKEIVTDYGGTIAVNSSTDGTVFYVELKKA; from the coding sequence ATGAATAAGATCAGCCCATTCGACGACAGCCAAAGCGGGCTGACCGCCTCCAACTTGCGACTATGGGGTTTGTTCGCGCTCGTATGTCTGATGGTTTTCGTGGTCGGCTTCTGGGCTGTCGGCGATATCGCCCGCAACAGGGCCGTGCTTTCGCTGGGCGAACGAACCACGATCGATGCCAATCTCAATACCGCACTGTTGCTGGCGGTGCTGGAAAAGCAGCGCGCGTTGCCGCTGGTACTTTCCAAGGACAAGGCGCTGGAGGCAGCTCTTGAAGATGAGTCCGCCACCGCAGCTTTGAACGAAAAGCTGGAAGTGCTGGCAGAAGGCACGCAGGCTGCGGTGATCTATCTGGTCGGTCTTGACGGCGTCGCCATTGCTGCAAGCAACTGGCGCGAACCTTTAAGCTTCGTCGGCAATGATTACGAATTCCGGCCTTATTTTCAGGAGGCGATGAAAAGCGGCAGCGCCGAATATTTTGCGCTGGGCACCGTCAGTCATCGTCCCGGCCTTTATATCTCGCGCCGCGTCGATGGGCCGAACGGGCCACTGGGCGTCATCGTGGTCAAGCTGGAATTTGATCGCCTGGAAAACGACTGGAAAAATGCTGGCCGCCCCACTTTCGTGACAGATGAGCGCAACATCGTTCTCATCACCAGCCTGCCGTCATGGCGCTTCATGACCATCGGCACAATCGGACGCCAGCAGAGTGCGGCTATTCGGGAGAGCCTGCAATTTGGCGATACATCGCTCTCTCCCCTGCCGCTCTCGGTTAAATCCGGCAATGGCAGCAATCTCTTGCTGTTAAATGCATTGCTGCCCGGTAACACACAGCGCACCGATTTTCTGGCCATCCATTCCACCGTGCCCTCCACCCCATGGCAGATGTATAGCCTTGCACCGCTGCGACCAGTAGTAACCGCAGCCGTGCGCGAAGCGCGCCTCTATACCTTCATCGTTCTCGCGGCTCTGACTACGATTGTCGGCCTGCTTTTACGCCGGCGTCAGAAACTGGCGGCACGCATTGCCCGCGCCCGGCACACGCAGATGCAACTGGAAGAGCGCGTCAAGGAGCGTACCCGCGATCTGAGCCTCGCTCATGACCGCCTGCAAGTCGAAATCAGCGATCACCGGCGAACAGAAACCATGTTGCAGGGCGTGCAGCAAGACCTTGTTCACGCCAACCGGCTGGCCATCATGGGGCAGGTGGCGGCAGGCGTGGCACATGAGATCAACCAGCCGGTGGCGACCATTCGGGCCTATGCGGATAATGCAAAGACTTTTCTTGCCCGCAAGCGTTTCAACGATGCGGTGGAAAATCTCGATGAAATCGCAGCCCTGACCGACCGTATCGGAACCATTACCGGCGACCTCAAGGCGCTCGCTCGCAAGGGCCGTACACCTGCCGGACCGACTGTGCTGGAACGGGTTATTTCCGGCGCGCTCGTCTTGTTGCGCAGCCGGTTTGCCGGTCGCATGGATCAGCTCGACATCAAACTGCCACCGCCAGAATTGCATGTCATCGGACATTCGATCCGGCTCGAACAGGTGCTGATCAATCTGTTTCAGAATGCGCTGGAAGCGGTCGAGCCGCACGGTGACAAGGGGCGGATCGACGTGCGCGTGGAAGAGAAAAGCGAGAGCGTTCTTATTACCATCTCCGATAATGGCCCTGGCATGCCGCAGTCCATACACGACAATTTGTTTTCGCCCTTCAATACCTCCAAGGAAAAGGGACTTGGGCTTGGCCTCGTGATCGTAAAGGAGATCGTCACCGATTACGGCGGCACAATCGCAGTGAATAGCAGCACAGACGGTACTGTCTTTTATGTGGAACTCAAAAAAGCATGA
- a CDS encoding sigma-54 dependent transcriptional regulator — protein sequence MTTKLLPIILVDDDNALRRATRQTLELAGFNVRDFARATDAINAVSPDYEGVIITDVRMPQMDGLQFFERIKGIDADLPVILITGHGDIPMAVQAIQDGVYDFIAKPFATDRLVHSVRRAGEKRQLVLENRNLREAAENAGTSLPLIGQTPAIENLRRTVRDIADMDVDVLIAGETGSGKEVVAQLLHDWGRRRKGNFVALNCGALPETVIESELFGHESGAFTGAQKKRLGRIEHSSGGTLFLDEIESMPAATQVKLLRVLEMREIAPLGTNEVRPVDLRVVAAAKINLGDPAQRGDFREDLYYRLNVVTLSIPPLRERREDIPLLFAHFLTRAAKRFNRDAPNIDTGTYAYLMHHDWPGNVRELAHFADRVALGVPQDMRTAMPVEANDPLPKRIERYEATLIRDTLAAHKGNVQATIEALGIPRKTFYDKMQRHGINRQDYRGNGSENLPG from the coding sequence ATGACGACAAAATTGCTTCCGATCATTCTGGTTGACGACGACAATGCCTTGCGCCGCGCAACCCGGCAGACACTTGAGCTTGCAGGCTTCAATGTTCGTGATTTTGCTCGGGCAACCGATGCGATCAATGCCGTTTCACCCGACTATGAAGGCGTAATCATTACCGATGTGCGCATGCCGCAAATGGATGGCCTGCAGTTTTTCGAACGCATCAAGGGCATCGATGCCGACCTGCCGGTCATCCTGATCACCGGCCACGGTGACATTCCCATGGCCGTTCAGGCCATTCAGGACGGGGTCTATGATTTCATCGCAAAGCCTTTCGCCACTGACCGCCTGGTGCACAGCGTCCGTCGTGCAGGTGAAAAGCGGCAACTGGTACTTGAGAACCGAAACTTGCGCGAAGCAGCAGAAAATGCCGGAACCAGCCTGCCGCTGATCGGACAGACGCCAGCAATTGAAAACCTGCGCCGGACCGTGCGCGATATTGCCGATATGGATGTCGATGTTCTGATCGCCGGTGAAACAGGCAGCGGCAAGGAAGTGGTGGCGCAGTTGCTGCATGATTGGGGCCGCCGTCGCAAGGGTAATTTCGTGGCACTCAATTGCGGCGCATTGCCGGAAACAGTCATTGAAAGCGAACTGTTTGGCCATGAATCAGGTGCCTTTACCGGCGCTCAGAAAAAGCGCCTTGGTCGTATCGAACATTCAAGCGGCGGCACGCTTTTTCTCGACGAAATCGAAAGCATGCCTGCCGCAACGCAAGTCAAACTGCTTCGTGTTCTCGAAATGCGCGAGATTGCACCGCTCGGAACCAATGAAGTGCGACCCGTCGATCTGCGCGTAGTGGCGGCTGCAAAGATCAATCTCGGGGATCCTGCCCAGCGCGGCGATTTTCGCGAAGACCTTTACTACCGGCTGAACGTGGTGACACTTTCCATCCCGCCGCTTCGGGAACGCCGTGAGGATATTCCCCTCCTCTTCGCGCATTTCCTCACGCGCGCCGCAAAGCGCTTCAACCGCGATGCTCCCAATATTGATACTGGAACTTATGCCTATCTTATGCACCATGATTGGCCCGGAAATGTCCGCGAACTGGCGCATTTCGCGGACCGCGTAGCCCTCGGTGTTCCGCAGGATATGCGCACCGCAATGCCGGTCGAAGCTAACGACCCACTGCCAAAACGGATCGAACGGTATGAGGCGACACTGATCCGAGATACCCTTGCCGCCCATAAAGGCAATGTTCAGGCAACCATCGAGGCGCTCGGCATTCCGCGCAAGACATTTTACGACAAAATGCAGCGCCATGGTATCAACCGGCAGGATTATCGCGGCAACGGTTCGGAAAACCTTCCCGGTTGA
- a CDS encoding dicarboxylate/amino acid:cation symporter, producing the protein MIAVPTGAAAEPRRPIPLYKHLYVQVLVAIAAGILLGHFYPDLGTQLKPLGDAFIKLVKMIIAPVIFLTVATGIAGMTDMKKVGRVAGKAMLYFLTFSTLALVIGLVVANVVQPGAGMHIDPASLDPKAVADYAAKAHEQSITGFLTNIIPTTIVGAFASGDILQVLFFSVLFGVALAMVGDKGKPVTDFLHVLMAPVFKLVAILMKAAPIGAFGAMAFTIGKYGIGSIANLAMLIGTFYLTSLLFVLVVLGAVARYNGFSILALIRYIKEELLLVLGTSSSEAALPTLMDKMEKAGCKRSVVGLVIPTGYSFNLDGTNIYMTLAALFIAQATDIPLSLGDQILLLLVAMLSSKGAAGITGAGFITLAATLSVVPAVPVAGMALILGIDRFMSECRALTNLVGNAVATIVVARWEGELDTTKLTAAMQGTPVIIDTVPQLEPAE; encoded by the coding sequence ATGATTGCAGTACCGACAGGCGCCGCCGCAGAGCCGCGCCGTCCCATCCCGCTTTACAAGCATCTTTATGTGCAGGTTCTGGTGGCTATTGCCGCCGGTATTCTGCTTGGCCATTTTTATCCCGATCTCGGCACTCAGCTGAAGCCGTTGGGCGATGCGTTCATCAAGCTGGTGAAGATGATTATCGCCCCGGTTATCTTCCTCACGGTTGCGACTGGCATTGCCGGCATGACCGACATGAAAAAAGTCGGTCGAGTAGCCGGTAAGGCGATGCTCTACTTCCTCACCTTCTCAACCCTTGCTCTGGTCATAGGTCTCGTCGTTGCCAATGTTGTACAGCCGGGTGCCGGCATGCATATCGATCCGGCATCTCTGGACCCGAAGGCTGTTGCGGATTACGCCGCCAAGGCGCATGAGCAGTCGATTACCGGCTTCCTGACAAATATCATTCCGACCACCATTGTTGGTGCTTTCGCAAGTGGAGATATTCTTCAGGTCCTTTTCTTTTCGGTCCTGTTCGGTGTTGCGCTCGCCATGGTTGGCGACAAGGGCAAGCCGGTCACCGATTTCCTGCATGTCTTGATGGCCCCTGTCTTCAAGCTAGTGGCGATCCTCATGAAGGCCGCTCCCATCGGTGCGTTCGGTGCCATGGCCTTTACCATTGGCAAATATGGCATTGGTTCCATCGCCAATCTGGCGATGCTGATCGGAACATTCTATCTGACCTCGCTGCTCTTCGTTCTGGTCGTACTGGGTGCCGTCGCGCGCTATAATGGCTTCTCCATCCTTGCCTTGATCCGCTACATTAAGGAAGAACTGCTGCTGGTTCTGGGTACCTCTTCATCGGAGGCCGCCCTGCCGACGCTTATGGACAAAATGGAAAAAGCCGGCTGCAAGCGCTCGGTGGTGGGGCTCGTCATTCCAACGGGCTATTCCTTCAATCTTGACGGTACCAACATCTATATGACGCTGGCCGCCCTCTTCATCGCGCAGGCGACCGATATTCCGCTGTCGCTCGGCGACCAGATTTTGCTGCTTTTGGTGGCGATGCTAAGCTCCAAGGGGGCTGCTGGTATCACGGGCGCGGGCTTCATCACCCTGGCTGCGACCCTGTCGGTGGTTCCCGCCGTCCCGGTCGCCGGCATGGCGCTTATTCTCGGTATCGACCGCTTCATGTCTGAATGCCGTGCGCTGACCAATCTGGTCGGCAATGCGGTTGCAACCATCGTTGTTGCGCGCTGGGAAGGTGAGCTCGACACGACCAAGCTCACAGCCGCAATGCAGGGCACACCGGTTATCATCGATACGGTGCCCCAGCTTGAGCCTGCGGAATAA
- a CDS encoding transglutaminase-like cysteine peptidase, giving the protein MFCVVRSTTKIMAAAALAASVLLTGFSAEAASSNFMQTGKTTSQPIGHYEFCKREAAECNVTSRDTRPLQLTSANWQNIIAVNHSINERIKPMTDMEIYGVEEYWAYPTTVGDCEDYVLLKQRELNEAGIPISNLLITVVRKPDGEGHAVLTVRTDRGDYILDNLTDEVMRWDDTDYSYLKRQASNHSGRWVSIEAPENLLVGAVR; this is encoded by the coding sequence ATGTTTTGCGTTGTTCGCTCAACCACAAAGATCATGGCAGCAGCCGCTTTGGCGGCTTCGGTGTTGCTGACTGGCTTTAGTGCCGAAGCAGCATCAAGCAATTTCATGCAGACCGGCAAAACGACATCACAGCCGATAGGCCATTATGAGTTCTGCAAGCGCGAAGCTGCCGAATGCAACGTCACCAGCCGCGACACGCGCCCGCTACAATTGACGTCAGCCAATTGGCAAAACATCATCGCCGTCAATCATTCGATCAACGAGCGCATCAAACCAATGACCGATATGGAAATCTACGGCGTTGAGGAATACTGGGCTTACCCGACCACCGTTGGCGATTGCGAGGACTATGTCCTTCTCAAGCAGCGTGAATTGAACGAGGCCGGTATTCCGATTAGCAATCTTCTGATTACCGTTGTTCGCAAACCCGACGGCGAAGGCCATGCCGTTCTGACGGTTCGCACAGATCGCGGCGATTACATTCTGGACAATCTGACCGATGAAGTCATGCGCTGGGATGATACGGATTATAGCTATCTGAAGCGCCAGGCTTCGAACCATAGCGGTCGCTGGGTTTCCATCGAAGCACCCGAAAACCTTCTGGTCGGCGCAGTGCGATAG
- a CDS encoding YbaN family protein encodes MRVLYMALGIIMVMLGIIGAVLPVMPTTIFLILAAWFFARSSPKLEARLLADPRFGPLIIKWRERGAIPPRAKLYASIGMSVGYLLFWWSARPGPLLASVVTIFMLGSAVYVLSRPSA; translated from the coding sequence ATGCGGGTGCTTTATATGGCGCTGGGTATCATCATGGTCATGCTGGGGATCATCGGGGCGGTGCTTCCGGTGATGCCGACGACGATTTTTCTCATTCTTGCCGCTTGGTTTTTTGCGCGCTCATCACCGAAACTTGAAGCACGTCTGCTGGCCGATCCCCGGTTCGGGCCACTAATTATCAAATGGCGAGAGCGCGGTGCCATTCCCCCGCGGGCTAAACTCTATGCCTCCATCGGCATGAGCGTGGGTTATCTTCTGTTCTGGTGGAGCGCCCGTCCCGGACCGCTGCTTGCTTCAGTTGTCACCATTTTCATGCTTGGATCGGCAGTCTATGTTCTCTCACGCCCGAGTGCGTAA
- a CDS encoding peptidase C39 family protein encodes MTGATTRKATADDIDALLRIEECCFETDRISRRSFRVLIARPTAETIVAEVGGAVVGYAMILFRQGTGLARFYSLAVLPDSGLKGIGSLLLMAAETVAFEHDRMLLRLEVREDNARAIALYTRHGYRPIGRYLDYYADHSSALRFEKTVRGDFSPVPSFPYYEQTTDFTCGAACLMMVLARDMPQTRLDPVLEIRLWRDATTIYMMSGPGGCEPFGLAVAGYERGLAASIIVSTQDTLFLQSVRSVAKRKVMQLAQTDFRQRAEAYGIPVEYRHFTLFDILCALRRGASVIVLISGYHMFGKKVPHWVLAHGEDGRHIFIHDPWVADERGETIADAANLPVPFHIFNRIARFGADGLRATIIFEKGKD; translated from the coding sequence ATGACAGGCGCAACCACGCGCAAGGCCACCGCAGATGACATTGATGCGCTCTTACGCATTGAGGAGTGTTGTTTCGAGACGGACCGCATTTCCCGCCGTTCGTTTCGCGTTCTGATCGCACGCCCGACTGCCGAAACAATAGTCGCCGAGGTGGGCGGTGCGGTTGTTGGTTATGCGATGATCCTGTTTCGCCAAGGGACCGGACTGGCGCGGTTTTATTCACTTGCTGTTCTGCCAGATAGCGGGCTGAAAGGCATCGGGTCACTTCTTCTGATGGCGGCGGAAACCGTAGCCTTCGAACATGATCGTATGTTGTTGCGGCTGGAAGTGCGCGAAGACAATGCGCGTGCCATCGCACTTTATACCCGCCATGGCTACCGACCTATCGGCCGCTATCTCGATTATTATGCCGATCATTCCAGCGCTCTTCGCTTTGAAAAGACGGTGCGCGGCGATTTTTCGCCGGTTCCGTCCTTTCCCTATTACGAGCAGACGACGGATTTTACCTGCGGTGCGGCCTGCCTGATGATGGTTCTGGCTCGTGACATGCCGCAGACACGCCTTGATCCTGTACTGGAAATTCGGCTCTGGCGCGATGCAACGACCATCTACATGATGTCGGGGCCGGGCGGTTGCGAGCCGTTCGGACTGGCTGTTGCCGGATATGAGCGCGGCCTTGCGGCATCAATCATCGTGTCGACACAGGACACGCTTTTTCTGCAATCGGTACGCTCAGTCGCAAAACGAAAGGTCATGCAACTGGCACAAACCGATTTTCGCCAGCGAGCGGAAGCCTATGGCATTCCGGTCGAATATCGCCACTTTACTTTATTCGATATTCTCTGCGCCCTGCGGCGGGGTGCGTCTGTAATCGTTCTTATCAGCGGTTACCATATGTTCGGCAAGAAAGTGCCGCACTGGGTGCTCGCGCATGGCGAGGACGGACGCCATATTTTCATTCATGATCCGTGGGTGGCGGACGAGCGTGGTGAGACCATCGCCGATGCGGCCAATTTGCCGGTACCCTTCCATATTTTTAATCGTATTGCACGCTTTGGTGCCGATGGGCTGCGAGCGACTATTATTTTTGAAAAAGGAAAAGATTGA
- a CDS encoding RimK family protein, translating into MTICAILVGRLSDIDNGATPHKVMTHRDYLAHPALFNDQLRPRIINLSRCYRYQSRSYYASLLAEARGHRVIPSVETMIDLSERKLYENAIPELEDALNKTFAKYPHKQCDTVHVHFGFAEDPDFERFGRLLFDWFRAPSLEVTVKPGEWVCIQKIGFANIAKFHDERKVQFEEALARYTKREWRAARPKVPARYSFATLCDPKEAMPPSSVSTLKHWAKIAGRLGVDVEPIGRKELSRLANYDALFIRETTSISNHTYRFARRAQQENMPVIDDPISMIRCTNKVYLHERMQANDVAVPETLMIAGEEDLERVADVLGFPLVIKIPDSSFSRGVKKAKNLTELKQLAGLWLQDSDLLLAQKYMPTAFDWRVGVLDGKPLFACQYMMAKNHWQIIQHDTGGEPQEGGFRSFALGDVPMKVLETSLRAARCIGDGLYGVDLKEGEDGVVVIEVNDNPNLEHGVEDAAEKDEVWINLTRWFTDRLDRR; encoded by the coding sequence ATGACCATATGCGCTATTCTTGTAGGGCGTCTTTCCGATATCGACAACGGTGCGACGCCGCACAAGGTCATGACCCATCGCGATTATCTTGCCCATCCAGCTTTGTTCAACGATCAGCTACGGCCACGCATCATCAATCTGTCGCGTTGTTATCGCTACCAAAGCCGCAGCTATTACGCTTCGCTGCTGGCCGAAGCACGCGGTCACCGCGTCATCCCCTCCGTTGAAACGATGATCGATCTCTCAGAACGAAAGCTTTACGAAAATGCCATTCCAGAACTCGAAGATGCCTTGAACAAAACATTTGCAAAGTATCCGCATAAACAGTGCGACACTGTCCATGTGCATTTCGGTTTTGCAGAAGACCCGGATTTCGAACGCTTCGGTCGGCTCCTGTTCGACTGGTTCCGGGCACCGTCGCTGGAAGTGACTGTGAAGCCCGGCGAATGGGTTTGTATCCAGAAGATCGGCTTTGCCAACATCGCCAAATTTCACGATGAGCGCAAAGTGCAGTTCGAAGAGGCGCTGGCGCGCTATACGAAACGCGAATGGCGCGCCGCAAGGCCAAAAGTTCCAGCGCGCTATTCTTTCGCCACGCTTTGCGATCCCAAAGAGGCCATGCCGCCTTCATCGGTGTCGACGCTTAAACACTGGGCAAAAATTGCCGGGCGTCTTGGCGTCGATGTGGAACCCATCGGTCGCAAGGAGCTGTCGCGCCTTGCCAATTACGATGCGCTGTTCATTCGCGAGACAACGTCGATTTCCAATCATACCTATCGTTTTGCACGGCGGGCGCAGCAGGAAAACATGCCGGTTATCGACGACCCGATCTCGATGATCCGCTGCACCAACAAGGTCTATCTGCATGAACGCATGCAGGCCAATGACGTGGCCGTGCCGGAAACGCTTATGATTGCAGGCGAAGAGGATCTGGAACGGGTCGCCGATGTTCTCGGTTTTCCGCTGGTTATCAAGATACCGGATTCGTCTTTTTCGCGTGGCGTCAAGAAGGCGAAGAATCTTACCGAACTCAAGCAGCTGGCCGGGCTTTGGCTTCAGGATAGCGACCTGTTGCTGGCACAAAAATATATGCCGACCGCTTTTGACTGGCGTGTCGGCGTTCTCGACGGAAAACCGCTTTTTGCCTGCCAGTATATGATGGCAAAGAACCACTGGCAGATCATCCAGCACGATACGGGCGGCGAGCCACAGGAAGGCGGTTTTCGCTCCTTTGCGCTCGGTGATGTACCGATGAAGGTTCTGGAAACTAGCCTGCGGGCTGCCCGATGCATTGGTGACGGATTATATGGTGTCGATCTGAAGGAGGGGGAGGATGGGGTTGTAGTGATCGAGGTGAATGACAATCCTAATCTCGAACATGGCGTGGAAGATGCCGCCGAAAAAGACGAGGTCTGGATCAATCTCACGCGCTGGTTCACAGATAGGCTCGACCGGCGTTAG